One region of Gossypium raimondii isolate GPD5lz chromosome 6, ASM2569854v1, whole genome shotgun sequence genomic DNA includes:
- the LOC105771812 gene encoding uncharacterized protein LOC105771812 — MTEYEACIMGIHTAIERETKVIEVYVDSALVIYQLKGEWETRDPKLVSYRKLVLELIKEFEDITFFYLPRDKNQMADALATLASMIKVNRQEDMKPIQMSIYEGPAHCYNIEEGEVDDSPWYQDILRYVKNREYPGQVTENDMRTLRRLAIDYVLDGEILYKRGKDQVLLRCVDAVKAKKILEEVHEGICGTHASGFALARQIMRFGFYWSTIEEDCINYAKRCSRKEQGYLKRRSIEEVEAQ; from the exons ATGACAGAATATGAAGCGTGCATCATGGGCATTCATACAGCTATAGAGCGTGAAACTAAAGTGATAGAGGTCTATGTGGATTCggcattggtgatataccaactcaagggagaatgggaaacgagagatCCCAAATTAGTCAGTTATCGAAAGTTGGTCCTTGAATTGATTAAGGAGTTCGAGGACATTACTTTTTTCTATCTCCCACGAGACAAGAACCAGATGGCCGATGCACTGGCTACGTTAGCCTCCATGATCAAAGTGAACAGACAGGAGGACATGAAGCCTATCCAGATGAGCATCTATGAGGGTCCGGCTCATTGTTATAATATCGAAGAAGGAGAAGTGGATGATAGTCCTTGGTATCAAGATATACTACGATATGTAAAGAATCGTGAGTATCCTGGCCAGGTAACTGAGAATGATATGAGGACTCTGAGAAGACTAGCCATTGATTACGTCTTAGATGGGGAAATCTTATACAAGAGAGGAAAAGATCAGGTactgttaagatgtgtggacgctGTAAAAGCTAAGAAAATCTTGGAGGAGGTCCATGAGGGCATCTGCGGAACGCATGCTAGTGGGTTCGCGTTGGCAAGGCAGATTATGAGATTTGGGTTTTACTGGTCCACCATAGAGGAGGATTGCATCAATTACGCCAAGAG atgcagtaggaaggaacaAGGCTACTTGAAGAGGAGAAGCATTGAAGAAGTTGAGGCTCAGTAA
- the LOC105771509 gene encoding carotenoid 9,10(9',10')-cleavage dioxygenase 1, with the protein MASSGLPIHIHCSAQKPSVSSSANFDHLKSTLSNAFKPFLKQTERLPLRIDVAPQTLNDTCLKLVDAAVDSVFEFADQPLLPSQSNFGPVDEMKEAVQVTNIQGEIPRDFAEGVYIRNGPNPIFGALTSTSSMFGRSSYTWIEGEGMLHALYFCKGVEGDWTVLYKNRYVETETLKLEKQRNKPSFLPAIEGDSPAILSAYLLNMLRYGKVNKEISNTNVFEHGGKMYSIAENHKPQEINILTLETLNDWDVNGGWNRPFSSHPKKAPGTGELVILGIDATKPFAELGVISADGNKLLHRADLKLNRCSLCHEIGVTQRYNVFMDHPLLIDLNRLVRGSSLMKYEKEGYARIGIMPRYGSADSIQWFKVKPNCTFHLFNCFEDGDEVVMWGCRALDSIIPGPDKGQNKFDWFSRKLRPIKPIEGSMDAVSEDQLVFPRPYEWRMNKQTGDVKERNLTGTEYSMDFPFINEGFVGVQNNYGYCQVRDSIASSASGMAKYGGLAKLYFGEQNPGFSLKENEVEGLTKVEYHMFEKNTFGTGAAFVPKQGGVEEDDGWVVTFVHNEDTNISQVLIIEAKSFTSKPVARITLPFRVPYGFHGTFRPMQLQNDILSIIPSLNSKIVKSISPSCSQIHE; encoded by the exons ATGGCATCTTCTGGCTTGCCAATTCATATTCATTGCTCAGCTCAAAAGCCTTCCGTATCTTCATCAGCCAACTTTGATCATTTAAAGTCAACACTTTCCAATGCATTTAAG ccatttttaaaacaaacagaGCGGCTTCCATTGCGAATAGATGTGGCTCCACAAACTCTGAACGACACTTGTCTCAAACTAGTGGATGCAGCTGTTGATTCTGTGTTTGAGTTTGCTGATCAGCCATTGCTCCCATCTCAG AGTAATTTTGGGCCGGTAGATGAGATGAAAGAAGCCGTTCAAGTCACCAACATCCAAGGGGAAATACCTCGTGATTTTGCTGAGGGTGTCTACATCAGAAACG GGCCAAACCCCATATTTGGAGCATTAACATCAACGAGTTCGATGTTTGGGAGGTCAAGTTACACTTGGATCGAAGGGGAAGGGATGCTTCATGCTTTGTATTTTTGCAAAGGCGTTGAGGGAGACTGGACCGTCCTTTATAAAAACAGATACGTGGAAACAGAGACATTGAAGCTGGAAAAACAACGGAACAAACCCTCGTTTCTACCTGCCATAGAAGGGGATTCTCCAGCTATTTTGTCTGCGTATTTGCTTAACATG TTGAGATATGGTaaagtaaacaaagaaataagcAACACCAACGTATTTGAGCATGGTGGGAAGATGTACTCAATAGCAGAAAATCACAAACCTCAGGAGATTAACATCCTTACGCTTGAAACTTTGAATGATTGGGATGTTAATGGAGGTTGGAACAGGCCATTTTCTTCTCATCCCAAG AAAGCTCCAGGCACTGGGGAGCTTGTTATTCTTGGGATTGATGCAACTAAGCCTTTTGCGGAACTGGGAGTAATTTCTG CTGATGGAAATAAATTGCTTCATAGAGCGGATCTGAAATTAAATAGGTGTAGCCTATGCCATGAAATTGGAGTTACACAGAG GTACAATGTATTTATGGATCACCCTCTATTGATAGACTTGAACAGACTTGTTCGTGGTAGCTC ATTAATGAAATACGAAAAAGAAGGATATGCAAGGATCGGCATAATGCCTCGCTATGGATCGGCAGATTCAATCCAGTGGTTTAAAGTGAAGCCCAATTGCAcatttcaccttttcaattgTTTTGAAGATGGTGATGAG GTTGTGATGTGGGGATGTAGAGCCCTTGATTCAATAATACCAGGGCCTGATAAGGGACAGAACAAATTTGATTGGTTCTCGAGAAAATTGAGGCCTATAAAACCCATTGAAGGAAGCATGGATGCTGTATCAGAAGATCAGTTAGTGTTTCCTCGTCCTTATGAGTGGCGAATGAACAAGCAAACCGGTGATGTAAAGGAGAGAAATCTAACAGGGACTGAATATTCCATGGATTTTCCATTTATTAATGAAGGTTTCGTAGGAGttcaaaataattatgggtATTGCCAAGTACGTGATTCTATTGCAAGTTCTGCATCAG GCATGGCAAAATATGGAGGTCTTGCAAAGTTATATTTTGGAGAGCAGAATCCTGGTTTTTCCTTG aaagaaaatgaagtagAAGGGTTGACAAAGGTAGAATATCATATGTTTGAGAAGAACACATTCGGCACCGGAGCTGCCTTCGTCCCTAAACAAGGTggtgttgaagaagatgatggttGGGTCGTCACATTTGTTCACAATGAAGATACTAATATATCTCAA GTCCTTATAATTGAAGCAAAGAGCTTTACCAGTAAACCCGTAGCCAGAATCACGTTGCCATTTAGAGTTCCATATGGTTTTCATGGAACTTTTAGGCCAATGCAACTGCAAAATGACATCTTGAGTATAATCCCCTCCTTGAattctaaaatagtaaaaagcATATCTCCTTCATGTTCACAAATTCATGAATGA